A window from Hemicordylus capensis ecotype Gifberg chromosome 2, rHemCap1.1.pri, whole genome shotgun sequence encodes these proteins:
- the LOC128344932 gene encoding uncharacterized protein LOC128344932, with amino-acid sequence MGAQAGRVLRLLLSDPKAGWGHPPRNGPKPSKQTDPCQIMSYDGVAGDTTTSPPREVSCNAGFERCQLSYQHKRTSQEVPTFPCRPPSVPIQCLTLQIFHCPKGFYQMYASSNFPSEDKRRCYLPILGRLAYDIQGPRRVTFLDPVCSDCPPRPENPSQLEKFPPGTRVRYHLYRGSVEHDIPKGILTRRKVQLHQRSGAGLPTTSHTASSVDTATAQPYGILQYSDTLRTSENVETTTMVTVSFPSQQRQSAGTSGAATTNSTITVMVVRQPESPRGSPAPDAISISLADDRRTIARVGCPL; translated from the coding sequence ATGGGTGCACAGGCAGGAAGGGTTCTACGCCTGCTGCTTTCAGATCCCAAAGCAGGATGGGGGCATCCGCCCCGTAATGGACCTAAGCCATCTAAACAAACTGATCCATGTCAGATAATGTCATATGATGGCGTTGCAGGAGATACTACCACTTCTCCACCAAGAGAAGTGTCTTGCAATGCTGGATTTGAAAGATGCCAACTTTCATATCAACATAAGAGAACATCACAGGAAGTACCTACGTTTCCCTGTAGGCCaccaagtgtaccaatacaatgtcTTACTCTGCAGATTTTCCACTGCCCGAAGGGTTTTTACCAAATGTATGCCAGTAGTAATTTCCCATCTGAGGACAAAAGGCGTTGCTATTTACCCATACTTGGACGACTGGCTTATGACATCCAGGGACCGAGACGAGTTACTTTCTTAGATCCAGTATGTTCTGACTGTCCTCCAAGACCTGAGaatccaagtcaattggaaaagTTCCCACCTGGAACCCGTGTTCGCTATCACCTATATAGGGGCAGTGTTGAACACGATATCCCAAAGGGCATACTTACCAGAAGAAAGGTCCAACTGCATCAGAGATCTGGTGCAGGTCTTCCAACAACATCACATACAGCCAGTTCAGTTGATACAGCGACTGCTCAACCTTATGGCATCCTGCAATACAGTGATACATTACGCACGTCTGAAAATGTGGAAACTACAACTATGGTTACTGTCAGTTTTCCATCCCAACAGAGACAGTCAGCGGGAACATCTGGAGCTGCCACCACAAATTCTACGATCACTGTCATGGTGGTCAGACAGCCGGAATCTCCTAGAGGAAGTCCCGCTCCAGACGCCATCTCCATCAGTTTGGCTGATGACAGACGCACCATTGCTAGGGTGGGGTGCCCATTGTGA